A genomic segment from Phragmites australis chromosome 6, lpPhrAust1.1, whole genome shotgun sequence encodes:
- the LOC133921756 gene encoding glutaredoxin-like isoform X2: MGITHSSSSVKITQPSLPRAPAPSRPKPSKTPMALEKAKEIVASSPVVVFSKTYCPFCTRVKQLLAQLGASYKAVELDVESDGSELQTALAEWTGQRTVPNVFIKGERVGGCDDTMAMHNGGKLVPLLTVAGAIASANPSM; this comes from the exons ATGGGAATCACACACTCGTCTAGTTCCGTAAAAATCACACAGCCTTCTCTTCCTCGCGCACCAGCTCCGAGCAGGCCGAAACCTAGCAAGACGCCCATGGCGCTCGAGAAGGCCAAGGAGATCGTCGCCTCCTCCCCCGTCGTCGTCTTCAG CAAGACTTATTGTCCTTTCTGCACCCGAGTGAAGCAATTGCTGGCACAACTGGGGGCGAGTTACAAGGCTGTTGAATTGGATGTGGAAA GTGATGGATCAGAGTTGCAGACAGCTCTTGCCGAATGGACTGGGCAGAGAACTGTTCCCAACGTCTTCATTAAAGGGGAACGTGTTGGTGGCTGTGACG ATACCATGGCGATGCACAACGGTGGGAAGTTGGTGCCTCTGCTGACGGTGGCTGGAGCAATTGCCAGTGCCAATCCTTCTATGTAG
- the LOC133921756 gene encoding glutaredoxin-C6-like isoform X1, whose product MGITHSSSSVKITQPSLPRAPAPSRPKPSKTPMALEKAKEIVASSPVVVFRDLYWSLIFIGHSKTYCPFCTRVKQLLAQLGASYKAVELDVESDGSELQTALAEWTGQRTVPNVFIKGERVGGCDDTMAMHNGGKLVPLLTVAGAIASANPSM is encoded by the exons ATGGGAATCACACACTCGTCTAGTTCCGTAAAAATCACACAGCCTTCTCTTCCTCGCGCACCAGCTCCGAGCAGGCCGAAACCTAGCAAGACGCCCATGGCGCTCGAGAAGGCCAAGGAGATCGTCGCCTCCTCCCCCGTCGTCGTCTTCAG AGACTTATATTGGTCTTTAATTTTTATTGGCCACAGCAAGACTTATTGTCCTTTCTGCACCCGAGTGAAGCAATTGCTGGCACAACTGGGGGCGAGTTACAAGGCTGTTGAATTGGATGTGGAAA GTGATGGATCAGAGTTGCAGACAGCTCTTGCCGAATGGACTGGGCAGAGAACTGTTCCCAACGTCTTCATTAAAGGGGAACGTGTTGGTGGCTGTGACG ATACCATGGCGATGCACAACGGTGGGAAGTTGGTGCCTCTGCTGACGGTGGCTGGAGCAATTGCCAGTGCCAATCCTTCTATGTAG
- the LOC133921758 gene encoding uncharacterized protein LOC133921758 → MPLGLIVSSLGRAMRRKRTSSLDILSSKRAPRDYYKGKNCKPTGFHTRKGGYVIVDEKLPRFVVPDLTDFKLKPYVSQCARDLTASSTPSTTAESTENKN, encoded by the exons ATGCCGCTGGGGCTGATAGTGAGCTCGCTCGGGCGGGCGATGCGGCGGAAGCGGACATCCTCGCTTGACATCCTCTCCTCCAAGCGTGCGCCTCGGGATTACTACAAGGGCAAGAACTGCAAGCCCACCGGTTTCCACACCCGCAAAG GTGGATATGTGATTGTTGATGAAAAGTTGCCAAGATTTGTGGTGCCTGACTTGACTGATTTCAAG TTGAAGCCATATGTGTCACAATGCGCCAGGGACCTCACGGCGTCCTCAACACCCTCGACTACAGCAGAATCTACTGAAAACAAGAACTGA